CTCTCCGACGCCGGCGTGCCCACCGGACCGGTGGTCGAGACGTCCGACCTGGCCGCCACCGTGGCCGAGTGGGAGCGGCGCGGGCCGCGCTGGGTGTGGGCGTCCACGGCGGAGGTCTACCCCGACCTGCTGGCCCGGGGCGTGCGGGTGGAGCGGTGCCTGGACCTGTGGCACGTGGAGTCGCTGCTGCTGTCCTACCAGGGCAGACACCGGGAGCCGCGCGGCCTGGGCGCGGCCCTGGCGCGCTTGCGCGGCCTGCCGGTGCCCGAGGACCAGGGTCCGCGCCGGCGCGAGTCCCAACCCACCCTGTTCGAGCCCGAACGCGACCCGCTGCCCGGCGACGCCGACCCGCTGGAGGCGGTGATCGCCGTGCACGCCGAACAGCAGCGCGTGCTGGCGACCCTGGCCCACGCCGACCGCCTGCGCCTGCTGTGCGCCGCCGAGTCCGCCAGCGCCTTGGCGGCGGCCGAGATGACGTTCCACGGACTGCCGTGGCGCGAAGACGTCCACGACCGGTTGCTCACCGACCTCCTCGGCCCCCGCCCGGTCAACGGCGCACGCCCCGCGAAGCTGGCCGACCTCGCCGACCGCATCACCGCCGCGTTCGGGGGCAAGGCGGTGAACCCGGACGCACCCGGCAGCATCGTGCGCGCGTTCGGCCGCGAGGGCATCGACGTGCCGTCCGCCCGCGCGTGGGTGCTGAAGAAGGTCGACCACCCCGCGGTCGCGCCTTTGTTGGAGTACAAGGAACTCGCGCGGCTGTGGGTCGCGCACGGCTGGTCGTGGCTGGACCAGTGGGTGTCGCAGGGCCGTTTCCGCCCCGATTACGTGGTGGGCGGTGTGGTGTCCGGTCGTTGGGCGACTCGCGGTGGCGCGGCTCTCCAGATCCCCCGGACACTGCGGCGCGCGGTCGTGGCCGATCCGGGTTGGCTGTTGGTGGCGGCGGACGCGTCCCAGTTGGAGCCCCGGGTCCTGGCGGCGCTGTCGGGGGACCGTCGCCTGGCCGAGGTCTCCGGCGACGACGACCTGTACACGACCCTGGCGGCGGACGCGTTCGACGGCGACCGGGGCCGGGCGAAGATCGCCATGCTGTCCGCGATGTACGGCGGGACCAGCGGCGAGGCCGGGCCGTTGCTGGCCGTCTTGAGACGCCGGTTCCCCGAGGCGGTCGGGTACGTGGAAGCCGCCGCGGTGGCCGGTGAACAAGGACGGATGGTCAGGTCGCAGCTCGGCCGCACCAGCCCCACCCCGTCCGAAGCCTGGCACGCCCTGACCGGCAACCCGGACGACGGTGAGGACGCCGCACGCCAGTCCCGCCGAGCGGCCCGGGACTGGGGCAGGTTCACGCGCAACTTCGTGGTGCAGGCCAGCGCCGCCGACTGGACCGCCGCGCTGCTGGGTGCCCTGCGAAGACGCCTGCACCGAACAGCCCCCGGCGCACACCTGGTGTTCTTCCAGCACGACGAGGTCCTGGTCCACACACCGGCGTCCTCGGCCGACGCCGTGTGCGCCGAGATCACCGCGGCCGGAGTCGAGGCGTCCACCCTCGTCTTCGGCGCCACACCCGTCCGCTTCCCGCTCCACGCCGTCCCGGTGGAGTCCTACGCGGACGCCAAATAGCGCATTTGCGCCGTTCGGCCGATTGAGTCTCCGTCGTGAGAGCGCTCTCATGAACGCACAACCGAATTTGTTGCCGTGCAGAACGAGTGACAAGGAGGTCACCCGCGCATGGAACCCAGCCGCCGGCGGCGCGTGCTCGCCACCGCCGCCGCCCTGCTCGCCGCCGTTCCCGCCGCGGTCTTCGCCACGATGTCGGCCGACGCCTCGGTCCCCGCCACACCACCCGGCTGGACGCTCCAGTGGAGCGACGACTTCACCGGCGCCGCGAACACCCTGCCCTCCGGCGCCAACTGGATCTTCGACACCGGCCACGGCTACCCCGGCGGCCCCGGCAACTGGGGCACCGGCGAGATCCAGAACTACACCACCTCCACGTCCAACATCCGCCTCGACGGCAGCGGCAACCTCCGCATCACCGCGCTGCGCGACGGCTCGGGGAACTGGACGTCCGCCCGCATCGAGACCCAGCGCGCGAACTTCCGCCCACCCTCGGGCGGCAAGCTCGCCATCGAGGGCCGCATCCAGATGCCGAACGTCACCGGCAGCGCCGCCCTCGGCTACTGGCCCGCGTTCTGGGCGCTCGGCTCGCCCTACCGCGGCAACTACTGGAACTGGCCCGCCATCGGCGAGTTCGACATCATGGAGAACGTCAACGGCATCAACTCCGTGTGGGGCGTGCTGCACTGCGGCGTGAACCCCGGCGGGCCGTGCAACGAGACCAACGGCCTGGGCGCGAGCCGCGCGTGCCCCGGCTCGACGTGCCAGTCCGCCTTCCACACCTACCGCTTCGAGTGGGACGAGAGCGTCAGCCCCAAGCAGTTCCGGTGGTACGTCGACGGGCAGCAGTTCCACAGCGTCAACCAGAACCAGTTCGACGCCACGACGTGGAACAACATGACCGGCCACGCCGGCTACTTCATCCTGCTGAACCTGGCGATGGGCGGCGCGTTCCCCAACGGCGTCGCGGGCCAGGGCACGCCGACCGCCGCGACCGTTCCCGGCCACTCGCTGGTCGTGGACTACGTGGCGGTCTGGACGGCCGGCGGCGGCACCACCACCCCGCCCACGACCACCACCACTCCCGGTGGCAGCGGCTGGGACGCGTACACCGAGATCCAGGCCGAGCAGGCGACGTCCCGCTCCGGCGGCACCGTGGAGACGTGCGCCGAGGGCGGCCAGGACGTGGGGCAGCTGAAGAACGGCGACAGCCTGCGGTTCTCCGGTGTGCGCTTCGGCTCGGGCACGGCCACCCAGTTCGTCGCACGGGCGGCGTCGGGCGCGGCGGGCGGCGTGAGCGGCTTGGTGGAGGTCCGGCTGGACAGCCCCACAGCCGCGCCGATCGGCAGCTTCGCCATCGCCAACACCGGCGGGTGGCAGAGCTGGCGCACGGTCCCGGCGAACATGTCCGGCGTCACCGGCACGCACGACGTGTACATCACGTTCACCAGCGGCCAACCCGCCGCGTACGTGAGCGTGAACTGGATCAAGTTCGGCACCTGATCCGGATCGTGCCGCCTCCGGCGTCACGCCGAGGCCGACCCATCTCGTGGCGGGCCGCGGATGCCTCCTCCTCCGCGGCCCGCCACTCCCACCTGTTCCTCAGCCCGCCCCTGCCACCTCGTCTACCGTTGTCGGGGTGGATTCCGGCTACGAGGAGCGCCCCGCCGCCGGCCTGGCCTGCGCCTGGCGCCGCTCGTCCCCCGTGGCCACGACCGGCCGCGTGGTCCCGGACGGCTGCACCGACCTGATGTGGTCGACGTCCGGCGCCCTGTTCGTCGCCGGACCGGACACGACCGGCCACCTCACGACCCTGCGCCCCGGCACCCTGTACGGCGTCCGCTTCGGCCCCGGCGTCGGCCCGTCGGTCCTCGGCGTCCCCGCCCACGCGCTGCGCGACCTGCGCGTCCCGCTAGCCGAGCTGTGGGGCCGGTCGACCGAGCTGGAAGACGCCCTCGCGACCGCCACCGACCCGTGCACGGTCCTCGCCGAAGCCGCCCGCACCCGCCTCCGCGCGACCCCGCCGGACCCGCTCACCCAGGCGGTGGCCCGCGCCGTCCGCACGTCGTCCGTCACCGACATCGCCGACGACCTGGGCCTGAGCACCCGCCAACTGCACCGCCGCTGCCTGGACGCGTTCGGCTACGGCCCCAAGGTCCTGCACCGCGTGCTCCGCTTCGACCGAGCGGTGAAGCTCGCGTGGCGGGGTGTGGCTTTCGCCGACATCGCCTACCGAACGGGGTACTCCGATCAGGCACACCTGTCACGCGAAGTGAAGGACCTGGCCGGCGTGCCCCTGCGTCAACTCGTCCGCCCGTAGGCCTTCAACGTCTTCAACGCCTCGATCGTCACGATCGGCCGCCACTCGTAGGTGGTCACCGGCGTCCACGCGGCCCAGGGGAAGGTCCAGCCGCCGTCGTCCTGCTGACCGGCCTCGAGCAGGTCGAGATCACGCGCCACCTCCTCATCGCTGAACCACCTCCGAGCCAGGCTGTCCGGCGTGGGCGCGTAGTGGTGCGGCTTGTGCGTCTCCCCCTCCGCATACCCCTGCGGAGCCTTCCCGTTCCCCAGGTCGACCAGCCCCCGCTCCCTGACCAACTCCCCCAACCGCTTGGCGGCGACCTCGGCCCGCCCCCGATCCGGCACGGCGTCGAGGAACCGCACACACGCGTTGACCTCATACGGATGGGTGTCACCCAACCCGTCGAGCAAC
This DNA window, taken from Saccharothrix variisporea, encodes the following:
- a CDS encoding bifunctional 3'-5' exonuclease/DNA polymerase, with protein sequence MFIALVPHAENAGRLRPLSDAGVPTGPVVETSDLAATVAEWERRGPRWVWASTAEVYPDLLARGVRVERCLDLWHVESLLLSYQGRHREPRGLGAALARLRGLPVPEDQGPRRRESQPTLFEPERDPLPGDADPLEAVIAVHAEQQRVLATLAHADRLRLLCAAESASALAAAEMTFHGLPWREDVHDRLLTDLLGPRPVNGARPAKLADLADRITAAFGGKAVNPDAPGSIVRAFGREGIDVPSARAWVLKKVDHPAVAPLLEYKELARLWVAHGWSWLDQWVSQGRFRPDYVVGGVVSGRWATRGGAALQIPRTLRRAVVADPGWLLVAADASQLEPRVLAALSGDRRLAEVSGDDDLYTTLAADAFDGDRGRAKIAMLSAMYGGTSGEAGPLLAVLRRRFPEAVGYVEAAAVAGEQGRMVRSQLGRTSPTPSEAWHALTGNPDDGEDAARQSRRAARDWGRFTRNFVVQASAADWTAALLGALRRRLHRTAPGAHLVFFQHDEVLVHTPASSADAVCAEITAAGVEASTLVFGATPVRFPLHAVPVESYADAK
- a CDS encoding carbohydrate-binding protein, which codes for MEPSRRRRVLATAAALLAAVPAAVFATMSADASVPATPPGWTLQWSDDFTGAANTLPSGANWIFDTGHGYPGGPGNWGTGEIQNYTTSTSNIRLDGSGNLRITALRDGSGNWTSARIETQRANFRPPSGGKLAIEGRIQMPNVTGSAALGYWPAFWALGSPYRGNYWNWPAIGEFDIMENVNGINSVWGVLHCGVNPGGPCNETNGLGASRACPGSTCQSAFHTYRFEWDESVSPKQFRWYVDGQQFHSVNQNQFDATTWNNMTGHAGYFILLNLAMGGAFPNGVAGQGTPTAATVPGHSLVVDYVAVWTAGGGTTTPPTTTTTPGGSGWDAYTEIQAEQATSRSGGTVETCAEGGQDVGQLKNGDSLRFSGVRFGSGTATQFVARAASGAAGGVSGLVEVRLDSPTAAPIGSFAIANTGGWQSWRTVPANMSGVTGTHDVYITFTSGQPAAYVSVNWIKFGT
- a CDS encoding helix-turn-helix domain-containing protein — its product is MDSGYEERPAAGLACAWRRSSPVATTGRVVPDGCTDLMWSTSGALFVAGPDTTGHLTTLRPGTLYGVRFGPGVGPSVLGVPAHALRDLRVPLAELWGRSTELEDALATATDPCTVLAEAARTRLRATPPDPLTQAVARAVRTSSVTDIADDLGLSTRQLHRRCLDAFGYGPKVLHRVLRFDRAVKLAWRGVAFADIAYRTGYSDQAHLSREVKDLAGVPLRQLVRP